In Devosia beringensis, a single window of DNA contains:
- a CDS encoding 5-oxoprolinase subunit PxpA, with protein sequence MISIDLNADLGEGTGHDDDLLDIVSSASIACGGHAGDAATIRHILKICRARNVRAGAHPGYADPKRFGRFRLVMPLDQLLGQIREQLFLVRFIADEVGHPLSYVKLHGALANQTAEELAFAVGIFATIQGMAPHMAVLALDNSQQVRAAKAVGMPLIREAYADRAYTAEGLLVPRSQEGAVIQDVDAVIARCLRLAKTGELVAIDGTVMTSAARSICLHGDTPGAVDLAREVRDALEGEGIAIAANAPEMPEG encoded by the coding sequence ATGATCTCGATCGATCTCAATGCCGATCTGGGAGAGGGCACCGGTCATGACGATGACCTGCTCGACATCGTCTCGAGCGCCTCGATCGCCTGCGGCGGCCATGCCGGCGACGCCGCAACCATAAGGCATATTCTCAAGATCTGCCGGGCCCGCAATGTGCGGGCCGGGGCGCATCCGGGCTATGCCGACCCCAAGCGGTTCGGCCGGTTCCGGCTGGTCATGCCGCTCGACCAGCTGCTGGGTCAGATCCGCGAGCAATTGTTCCTGGTGCGCTTCATTGCCGACGAGGTGGGGCACCCACTCTCCTATGTGAAATTGCATGGGGCGCTGGCCAACCAGACGGCCGAGGAACTGGCCTTTGCTGTTGGTATTTTCGCCACGATCCAGGGCATGGCGCCGCATATGGCGGTGCTGGCGCTCGACAATAGTCAGCAGGTGCGGGCGGCCAAGGCTGTGGGCATGCCGTTGATCCGCGAGGCCTATGCCGACCGCGCCTATACGGCCGAGGGCCTGCTGGTGCCGCGGAGCCAGGAAGGGGCGGTGATCCAAGATGTCGATGCGGTGATCGCGCGCTGCCTGCGGCTGGCCAAGACGGGCGAGCTGGTGGCCATTGACGGCACGGTGATGACATCGGCGGCGCGCTCGATCTGCCTGCATGGCGATACGCCGGGCGCGGTCGACCTGGCGCGCGAGGTACGCGATGCGCTCGAGGGCGAGGGGATTGCCATTGCAGCGAATGCGCCGGAAATGCCGGAGGGGTAG
- a CDS encoding ABC transporter ATP-binding protein, producing METQIGSGSQAASVEATRPFFSVRDVHAYYGESYIVQGVSFDIRKGEILALLGRNGAGKTSTLRTLARTDTPQMRQGEIWLDGEPIHQMKSYQAAQAGIQLVPEDRRIIAGLTVEENIFLAQVAPGVGWSLDQIYESFPRLAERRKQEGVTLSGGEQQMLAIARALARNLKLLLLDEPYEGLAPVIVHEIERILHSIKPLGITTIIVEQNAVAALKLADRAVILDTGEVAFSGTAREVLDNTELRHEYLAI from the coding sequence ATGGAAACCCAGATTGGCAGCGGCAGCCAGGCCGCCTCGGTCGAAGCCACCCGGCCGTTCTTTTCGGTGCGCGACGTACACGCCTACTATGGCGAGAGCTATATCGTGCAGGGCGTCTCCTTCGATATCCGCAAGGGCGAAATCCTCGCTCTGCTCGGGCGCAACGGCGCCGGCAAGACCTCGACCCTGCGCACCCTCGCCCGCACCGACACGCCGCAGATGCGGCAGGGCGAAATCTGGCTCGATGGCGAACCCATTCACCAGATGAAGAGCTACCAGGCCGCCCAGGCCGGCATCCAGCTGGTCCCCGAGGACCGGCGCATAATTGCCGGCCTGACAGTCGAAGAAAACATCTTCCTGGCCCAGGTCGCGCCAGGGGTCGGCTGGAGCCTTGACCAGATCTACGAGAGCTTTCCGCGCCTGGCCGAACGGCGCAAGCAGGAGGGCGTGACCCTCTCGGGTGGCGAGCAACAGATGCTGGCCATCGCCCGGGCCCTGGCCCGCAATCTGAAGCTCCTGCTGCTCGACGAGCCCTATGAGGGCCTGGCCCCGGTCATCGTGCACGAGATCGAGCGGATCCTCCATTCGATCAAGCCGCTGGGCATCACCACCATCATCGTTGAACAGAATGCCGTCGCCGCGCTCAAGCTGGCCGATCGCGCCGTCATTCTGGACACCGGCGAAGTGGCCTTCTCCGGCACTGCCAGGGAAGTGCTCGACAATACCGAGCTACGCCACGAATACCTCGCCATCTAG
- a CDS encoding ABC transporter ATP-binding protein — translation MSVPNVVLHVADVHKRFGGLHALADIDLEVEEGQTHAIIGPNGAGKSTLLNVIIGKLAPTSGQVVFDGVVLTGRKPYEINQLGIARVFQTPEIFADLSVLHNVMIPALAKRDGAFRLNMFSGLDQEKAIRQEAEHMLEDVGMLSSRSDHAGSLSRGDKRRMELAMCLIQHPRLLLLDEPTAGMSRHDTNTTIELLKKIKSRGMTKVIIEHDMHVVFSLADKISVLAQGRIIADGTPDQVRGNPKVQEAYLGGEVA, via the coding sequence ATGAGTGTACCCAATGTCGTGCTGCATGTTGCCGACGTCCACAAGCGCTTCGGCGGCCTGCATGCCCTGGCCGATATCGACCTCGAGGTCGAGGAGGGCCAGACCCACGCCATCATCGGCCCCAATGGCGCCGGCAAGTCGACCCTGCTCAATGTCATCATCGGCAAGCTGGCCCCGACCAGCGGCCAGGTGGTCTTCGATGGCGTAGTGCTCACCGGGCGCAAGCCCTATGAGATCAACCAGCTCGGCATTGCCCGGGTGTTCCAGACGCCGGAAATCTTCGCCGATCTCAGCGTGCTGCACAATGTCATGATCCCCGCTCTTGCCAAGCGTGACGGCGCCTTCCGCCTCAACATGTTCTCCGGCCTCGACCAGGAAAAAGCCATCCGCCAGGAAGCCGAGCACATGCTCGAGGATGTCGGCATGCTGAGCAGCCGCTCCGATCATGCCGGCAGCCTCAGCCGCGGCGACAAGCGCCGCATGGAACTGGCCATGTGCCTGATCCAGCATCCGCGCCTGCTGCTGCTCGATGAACCCACTGCCGGCATGAGCCGGCATGACACCAATACCACGATCGAACTGCTCAAGAAGATCAAGAGCCGCGGCATGACCAAGGTCATCATCGAACACGACATGCATGTGGTGTTCTCGCTGGCCGACAAGATCTCGGTGCTGGCCCAGGGCCGCATCATCGCCGATGGCACTCCCGATCAGGTGCGCGGCAATCCCAAGGTGCAGGAAGCCTATCTCGGAGGCGAAGTCGCATGA
- a CDS encoding branched-chain amino acid ABC transporter permease, with product MAMSRNDLLLFLGFAIVVLAMPIWMAPFGAAYPDLLQRFMIFGIFAVGFNILFGLTGYLSFGHAAFFGVGSYAAVWSFKLLSLDALPAMLFAIIISGVFALVIGYLSLRRSGIYFSILTLAFAQMSYNLAYSVLTPITNGETGLQLTINDPRHVDRLFGEAMPGQPVPTLLGQSLGGFAGFYFCAGFLILAFFIAQRITNSPFGMMLKGIKSNQIRMNYTGFNTRPYTLAAFVISGMYAGLAGALLAVTDPLAGAERMQWTASGEVVLMTILGGAGTLVGPVIGAWIIKYFENIFSALNDSILARFWSFLPDGFDQAAVTISSKFVGEGWFLTLGLVFVLIVVFLPGGVMEGVRRIAQLFRKSPPPSKTAPQPQPAE from the coding sequence ATGGCCATGTCCCGCAACGACCTTCTGCTGTTCCTGGGCTTCGCCATCGTGGTGCTGGCCATGCCGATCTGGATGGCGCCCTTCGGCGCCGCCTATCCCGATCTGCTGCAGCGCTTCATGATCTTCGGCATCTTCGCCGTCGGCTTCAACATCCTGTTCGGTCTCACCGGCTATCTCAGCTTCGGCCACGCCGCCTTCTTCGGCGTCGGCTCCTACGCCGCCGTCTGGTCGTTCAAGCTGCTCAGCCTTGATGCCCTGCCGGCCATGCTGTTCGCCATCATCATCTCGGGCGTGTTTGCTCTGGTTATCGGCTATCTCAGCCTGCGCCGCTCCGGCATCTACTTTTCCATCCTGACCCTGGCCTTCGCCCAGATGAGCTATAACCTCGCCTATTCGGTGCTCACCCCGATCACCAATGGCGAGACCGGCCTGCAGCTGACCATCAACGATCCGCGCCATGTCGATCGTCTGTTTGGCGAGGCCATGCCCGGCCAGCCGGTGCCCACCCTGCTTGGGCAGTCGCTGGGCGGCTTTGCTGGCTTCTATTTCTGCGCCGGCTTCCTGATCCTTGCCTTCTTCATCGCCCAGCGCATCACCAACTCGCCCTTCGGCATGATGCTCAAGGGCATCAAGTCCAACCAGATCCGCATGAACTATACCGGCTTCAATACCCGTCCCTATACGCTGGCGGCCTTTGTCATCTCGGGCATGTATGCCGGTCTGGCCGGCGCCCTGCTGGCCGTCACCGACCCCCTGGCTGGTGCCGAGCGCATGCAGTGGACAGCCTCGGGCGAAGTGGTGCTGATGACCATTCTGGGCGGCGCCGGCACCCTGGTGGGCCCGGTCATCGGCGCCTGGATCATCAAGTATTTCGAGAACATCTTCTCGGCGCTCAACGACAGCATCCTGGCGCGCTTCTGGAGCTTCCTGCCCGACGGGTTCGATCAGGCAGCCGTCACCATCAGCAGCAAGTTCGTCGGCGAGGGCTGGTTCCTCACCCTGGGCCTGGTCTTCGTGCTCATCGTGGTCTTCCTGCCCGGCGGCGTGATGGAAGGGGTGCGGCGCATCGCCCAGCTCTTCCGCAAGTCGCCGCCGCCGAGCAAGACCGCTCCCCAGCCACAGCCCGCCGAATAG
- a CDS encoding branched-chain amino acid ABC transporter permease, whose amino-acid sequence MFEVIFLQFLNGLDKGAAYALIALGLTLVFGTLGVVNFAHGALFMLGSFCAVLFRQILTMETVTIDPEQLSPWGQPLEIREPLVQAWFGDFGAVLVNYSVPFSIIITIPIMLVIGVALERGIIKHFYKRPHAEQILVTFGLAIVAQEVIKSFFGPNPIPQPMPTDLRGAADIGAFLGMQANVITYPIWRLIYFLFSAVIIGGVFAFLQFTTFGMVVRAGMADRETVGLLGINIDKRFTIMFGLAAVVAGVAGVMYTPLLPPNYHLGMDFLVLSFVVVVVGGMGSLPGAVAAGFLLGILQSFASMTQVKALVPGIDQIIIYLVAVVILLVLPRGLFGRRGVMEA is encoded by the coding sequence ATGTTCGAAGTCATCTTTCTGCAATTCCTCAACGGCCTCGACAAAGGCGCCGCCTATGCGCTGATCGCGCTGGGACTGACCCTGGTCTTCGGCACGCTGGGCGTGGTCAATTTCGCCCATGGCGCGCTGTTCATGCTGGGCTCCTTCTGCGCCGTGCTGTTCCGCCAGATTCTGACGATGGAAACCGTCACCATCGATCCCGAGCAGCTCTCCCCCTGGGGCCAACCGCTCGAGATCCGCGAACCCCTGGTCCAGGCCTGGTTCGGCGATTTCGGCGCCGTGCTGGTCAACTATTCGGTGCCCTTCAGTATCATCATCACCATTCCCATCATGCTCGTGATCGGCGTGGCGCTTGAGCGCGGCATCATCAAGCACTTCTACAAACGCCCCCATGCCGAACAGATCCTCGTGACCTTTGGCCTGGCCATCGTGGCGCAGGAAGTCATCAAGTCCTTCTTCGGCCCCAATCCCATTCCCCAGCCCATGCCGACCGACCTGCGTGGCGCGGCCGATATCGGCGCCTTCCTGGGCATGCAGGCCAATGTCATCACCTATCCGATCTGGCGGTTGATCTACTTCCTGTTCTCGGCCGTCATCATTGGCGGGGTGTTTGCCTTCCTGCAGTTCACCACTTTCGGCATGGTGGTCCGCGCCGGCATGGCCGACCGCGAAACCGTCGGCCTGCTCGGCATCAATATCGACAAGCGCTTCACCATCATGTTCGGCCTGGCGGCTGTCGTCGCCGGTGTCGCTGGCGTCATGTACACCCCCTTGTTGCCGCCCAATTACCACCTCGGCATGGATTTCCTCGTGCTCAGCTTCGTGGTCGTGGTGGTTGGCGGCATGGGCTCCCTGCCCGGCGCCGTGGCGGCTGGGTTCTTGCTCGGCATCCTGCAGTCCTTTGCCTCGATGACCCAGGTAAAAGCGCTCGTCCCCGGCATCGACCAGATCATCATCTATCTCGTCGCCGTCGTCATTCTGCTCGTATTGCCGCGTGGCCTGTTTGGTCGCCGCGGCGTGATGGAGGCCTGA
- a CDS encoding substrate-binding protein, producing the protein MTLLKRGLSRRRVLQTGMAGIIGTGIAPMILTRGAWAQEFCNNPTGDTVTFGLNLPLTGAYAEEGADEQKAYELAIQHLNGEGDGGLINVLTPTALKGNGILGKKVAFVTSDSQTKSDVARAGATRMIERDGAIMVTGGSSSGEAIAVQGLCQELGVIFMAGLTHSNDTTGKDKRRYGFRHFFNAYQSGIGLGPVLGQEYGADRRAYHLTADYTWGWTQEESMKAATEALGWQTVEAVRTPLGAGDFSQFLTPVLNSGADVLILNHYGNDMVNSLTQAVQFGMRDRQVNGKDFQIVVPLFSELMAKGAGANIKGIFGTSNWHWNLQDEGTKAFTKSFGAAYGAPPSQAAHTAYVQALLYADACERAGTFYPPEVIKALEGHEFDGMGNGPTLYRAEDHQCIKSVLVVQGNDNPTSEYDVLNVVQEIDREAVAYDPAIFGGDLGPAEPVPMC; encoded by the coding sequence ATGACACTTTTGAAGCGCGGCCTCAGCCGCCGTCGAGTGCTGCAGACCGGCATGGCCGGCATTATCGGCACTGGTATTGCACCCATGATCCTGACCCGGGGCGCGTGGGCGCAGGAGTTCTGCAACAACCCGACCGGTGACACGGTGACGTTCGGCCTCAACCTGCCGCTGACCGGCGCCTATGCCGAAGAAGGTGCCGACGAGCAGAAGGCCTACGAACTGGCCATCCAGCACCTCAACGGCGAAGGCGATGGCGGGCTGATCAACGTCCTCACCCCGACCGCTCTCAAGGGCAATGGCATCCTGGGCAAGAAGGTCGCCTTCGTGACCTCCGACAGCCAGACCAAGTCCGACGTGGCCCGTGCCGGCGCCACCCGCATGATCGAACGCGACGGGGCCATCATGGTCACCGGCGGCTCGTCCTCGGGCGAAGCCATCGCGGTGCAGGGCCTCTGCCAGGAACTGGGCGTCATCTTCATGGCGGGCCTCACCCACTCCAATGACACGACCGGCAAGGACAAGCGCCGCTACGGTTTCCGCCACTTCTTCAACGCCTACCAGTCCGGCATCGGCTTGGGTCCGGTGCTTGGCCAGGAATACGGCGCCGACCGCCGCGCTTATCACTTGACGGCCGACTATACCTGGGGCTGGACCCAGGAGGAATCTATGAAGGCCGCCACCGAAGCGCTCGGTTGGCAGACTGTCGAAGCCGTCCGCACGCCCCTGGGCGCCGGCGATTTCAGCCAGTTCCTGACGCCGGTGCTCAATTCGGGCGCGGACGTGCTGATCCTCAACCACTATGGCAATGACATGGTGAACTCGCTGACCCAGGCTGTGCAGTTCGGCATGCGTGACCGCCAGGTCAACGGCAAGGACTTCCAGATCGTCGTGCCGCTGTTCTCCGAACTGATGGCCAAGGGCGCCGGTGCCAACATCAAGGGTATTTTCGGCACCTCCAACTGGCACTGGAACCTGCAGGACGAAGGCACCAAGGCCTTCACCAAGTCCTTCGGCGCCGCCTATGGCGCCCCGCCGTCCCAGGCCGCCCACACGGCTTATGTGCAGGCCCTGCTCTATGCCGACGCCTGCGAGCGCGCCGGTACCTTCTATCCGCCTGAAGTGATCAAGGCGCTGGAAGGCCACGAGTTCGACGGCATGGGCAATGGTCCGACCCTCTACCGCGCCGAAGACCACCAGTGCATCAAGTCGGTCCTCGTCGTGCAGGGCAATGACAACCCGACCAGCGAGTATGACGTGCTCAACGTCGTGCAGGAAATCGATCGCGAAGCCGTGGCCTATGATCCGGCCATCTTCGGCGGGGACCTCGGCCCGGCAGAACCCGTACCGATGTGCTGA
- a CDS encoding helix-turn-helix domain-containing protein, which translates to MRAPIGFRISNRRKLLRISQASLARLVGISPSYLNLIENNKRDIGGALLNRVATQLQIDVDELAGRTEQKLLQDLEEAFADPVVESLPFRPEERRELVAQYPASAAALARLHRAYTDAVSNADAYADRLRSDPLLSQLLHQILSGVTAIRSSAEILEDVADLDEAERRRFLGAIGRETLALTDVARNLIGQFDTSSEISRNVSPAREIDDLIIERQNHFPILEEAADSLRVEIARAGPFNIATLVAVLDEKFGVTVAFGGPPAEPDFPGQYQFDATGRRLWFQGTTTLATRQFQLARLYGELAAADAIGQTLQSAVLSTPTARRLASRAVGSYLAGAMVFPYQRMLADAEANAYDIDHLRQVYNASFEQVAHRLVTLRRPGQEGVPFGFLRSDPAGRLTKHFPLPGLLLPNSGHACPLWAIYGAFRMPDAPLRQVVRFSDGSRYLFLARTVQRRTAAFREQIVASSVMLACDVLHADRTIYASGLDLDDLSADIPVGPSCRLCTRRDCASRQEETLSPDAGASRTRAPLLPAAFALGDPA; encoded by the coding sequence ATGCGCGCACCGATCGGCTTCCGCATCAGCAACAGACGGAAATTGCTGCGCATTTCCCAAGCCAGCCTGGCGCGGCTGGTCGGCATTTCGCCCAGCTATCTCAACCTGATCGAGAACAACAAACGCGATATCGGTGGGGCTCTGCTCAACCGCGTGGCCACGCAATTGCAGATCGATGTCGATGAACTTGCCGGGCGCACCGAGCAGAAACTGCTGCAGGACCTCGAAGAAGCTTTCGCCGATCCGGTGGTTGAGTCGCTGCCGTTCCGGCCCGAGGAACGGCGCGAACTGGTGGCGCAATATCCCGCCAGTGCCGCGGCGCTAGCCCGGCTACACCGTGCCTATACCGATGCCGTGTCCAATGCCGATGCCTATGCCGACCGGCTGCGCTCCGACCCGCTGCTCAGCCAGCTGCTGCACCAGATCCTTTCCGGCGTCACCGCTATCCGCTCCAGCGCGGAAATTCTCGAAGATGTCGCCGATCTCGACGAGGCCGAGCGGCGGCGTTTCCTGGGGGCCATCGGACGCGAAACGCTGGCGCTGACGGATGTGGCGCGCAACCTGATCGGCCAGTTCGACACCTCGAGCGAAATCAGCCGCAACGTATCGCCAGCGCGCGAGATCGACGATCTGATCATCGAGCGACAGAACCACTTTCCCATTCTCGAGGAAGCGGCGGACAGCTTGCGGGTCGAGATAGCCCGAGCCGGCCCGTTCAACATCGCCACCCTGGTCGCCGTGCTGGACGAGAAGTTCGGGGTGACCGTGGCCTTTGGCGGGCCGCCGGCCGAACCGGACTTTCCCGGCCAGTACCAGTTCGACGCTACTGGCCGCCGCCTGTGGTTCCAGGGCACGACGACGCTGGCCACACGGCAGTTCCAGCTGGCGCGCCTCTATGGTGAACTGGCTGCGGCCGATGCGATCGGGCAGACGCTGCAGAGCGCGGTGCTGTCCACGCCGACGGCGCGGCGGCTGGCGTCGCGGGCGGTTGGCTCCTATCTGGCGGGCGCCATGGTGTTTCCCTATCAGCGGATGCTGGCCGATGCCGAGGCCAATGCCTATGACATCGACCATCTGCGCCAGGTCTACAATGCCAGCTTCGAGCAGGTCGCCCATCGGCTGGTGACCCTGCGCCGGCCGGGGCAGGAGGGCGTGCCCTTCGGCTTCCTGCGCTCCGATCCGGCCGGACGCCTCACCAAGCATTTTCCGCTGCCCGGCCTGCTGCTGCCCAATAGCGGCCATGCCTGCCCGCTCTGGGCTATTTACGGCGCTTTCCGTATGCCCGACGCGCCCTTGCGGCAGGTGGTGCGGTTTTCCGACGGCTCGCGCTACCTGTTCCTGGCCCGCACGGTGCAACGCCGGACCGCTGCCTTCCGCGAGCAGATCGTGGCGTCTTCGGTCATGCTGGCTTGTGACGTGCTGCATGCCGACCGGACCATCTATGCCTCGGGGCTCGATCTGGACGACTTGTCGGCCGACATTCCGGTAGGCCCCAGCTGCCGGCTGTGTACCCGCCGGGACTGCGCCAGCCGGCAGGAAGAGACGCTGTCGCCCGATGCCGGGGCGTCGCGAACCCGGGCGCCGCTGCTGCCGGCCGCATTTGCGCTTGGAGATCCGGCCTGA
- a CDS encoding response regulator transcription factor: MAVDILIAEDEPSILESLDFILRRAGYSIGAVTDGDAVLDAVRRLSPRLLVLDVMLPKRSGFDVLKQIRANLELRDMPVLILTAKGQQQDRRTAEELGADGFVTKPYANAEVVGAVRQLLAGHGGAA, from the coding sequence TTGGCAGTCGACATACTCATTGCCGAGGACGAGCCGAGCATTCTGGAATCGCTCGATTTCATTCTGCGGCGCGCCGGCTACAGCATCGGGGCGGTGACCGACGGCGATGCCGTGCTTGACGCCGTTCGCCGCCTCAGCCCGCGCCTGCTGGTGCTCGATGTCATGCTGCCCAAGCGCAGCGGCTTTGACGTGCTCAAGCAGATCCGCGCCAATCTCGAGCTGCGGGACATGCCGGTGTTGATCCTGACCGCCAAGGGCCAGCAGCAGGACCGCCGCACCGCCGAGGAACTGGGTGCCGACGGCTTTGTGACCAAGCCCTATGCCAATGCCGAAGTGGTCGGCGCGGTGCGGCAATTGCTGGCTGGACATGGCGGAGCGGCGTAA
- a CDS encoding sensor histidine kinase, which yields MLSADFVIATAVGYVGLLFVLAFFGDRRARANTKSFLHSPAVYTLSISVYCTSWTFYGAVGNAARSGLEFLTIYLGPTLVFVGWWFLLRRLVRISHNQRITSLADLLSSRFGKSNRLAVLVTCIAVIGIAPYIALQLKAVTSSIQTVAGASEFGQGSLAGIDDVGLAFGVAAAMAVFTILFGTRHVDAKEQHHGVVAAIAFEAVVKLAALLAVGIFVVYAGGGLEPIFTRASEMGVGLQPDKGFDDRWLTTLALSVAAIVCLPRQFQVTVVENSDENHLRVASWAFPAYMLLMSLFILPIAMFGLITLPAGSNPDMFALTLPMAFGQDALALFAFIGGFSSATSMIILESIALSIMVSNHIVMPLVLRFSSGQGSGDGQGVSHLLLVARRFSIVLILSLGFFYFFFTRDSDALAPIGLISFTAIAQFFPAVLAALFWRDASLRAATAAIAVGFVVWVWCSFLPSFESVSPAVATLMREGPWGIAWLRPEALFGFDGLDPLSHAAFWSLTLNVVTLTVVSLLTKQSSLERIQATLFVDVFKRGHTAQGNFVRGSATANDLFFVAERVLGERRAAALFETAARDIGVEPDQLEPSSKFIGELERELAGSIGAASAHVMLSKVVSGSDVSLEEVMQMADETQQVIEYSQQLEKTSAELRSTAQKLEDANVQLRELDSQKDEFLSQVSHEVRTPMTSIRSFSEILLEPEGLDAATRQHFVSTIHQESLRLTKLLDEILDLSALERGERAWDNAPIDAESALDRALRVCDALLRERGMRVEMGDRAQATMVEGDADRLCQVFINLVSNAVKYNDAAHGVVRVTSSVRAGSYIVDIADNGPGIPKRERKLIFEKFSRGEHGASDQSGAGLGLAISRQIVARMNGTLDLVQGPLPGACFRVRLPVIR from the coding sequence ATGCTGTCAGCCGATTTCGTCATCGCCACCGCTGTCGGCTATGTCGGGCTGCTGTTCGTGCTCGCCTTTTTCGGCGACCGCAGGGCGCGCGCCAATACCAAGTCGTTCCTGCATTCGCCGGCAGTCTATACGCTGTCGATTTCGGTCTATTGCACCAGCTGGACGTTCTACGGTGCCGTGGGCAATGCGGCCCGCTCGGGCCTTGAATTCCTCACTATCTATCTCGGACCGACGCTGGTCTTTGTCGGCTGGTGGTTCCTGCTGCGGCGACTGGTGCGCATCAGCCACAACCAGCGCATCACCTCGCTGGCCGACCTGCTGTCCTCGCGCTTCGGCAAGTCCAACCGGTTGGCCGTGCTGGTCACCTGCATCGCCGTGATCGGCATCGCGCCCTATATCGCGCTGCAGCTCAAGGCCGTGACCTCCTCGATCCAGACGGTGGCCGGCGCCTCCGAATTCGGCCAAGGGAGCCTGGCCGGCATTGACGATGTGGGCCTGGCCTTTGGCGTTGCGGCCGCCATGGCGGTGTTCACCATCCTGTTCGGCACCCGCCATGTCGATGCCAAGGAGCAGCATCACGGCGTGGTCGCGGCCATTGCCTTCGAGGCAGTGGTCAAGCTGGCCGCGCTGCTGGCCGTGGGCATTTTCGTGGTCTATGCCGGGGGCGGGCTTGAGCCGATCTTCACCCGGGCCAGCGAGATGGGCGTGGGGCTGCAGCCCGACAAGGGCTTTGACGATCGCTGGCTGACGACGCTGGCACTGTCGGTGGCGGCGATCGTCTGCCTGCCGCGGCAGTTCCAGGTGACGGTGGTGGAGAATTCGGACGAAAACCACCTGCGCGTCGCCAGCTGGGCCTTCCCCGCCTATATGCTGCTGATGAGCCTGTTCATCCTGCCCATCGCCATGTTCGGGCTCATCACGCTGCCCGCCGGCTCCAATCCCGACATGTTCGCGCTGACGCTGCCCATGGCCTTCGGGCAGGATGCGCTGGCGCTGTTTGCCTTTATCGGCGGCTTCTCCTCGGCCACCTCGATGATCATCCTGGAATCCATCGCGCTGTCGATCATGGTGTCCAACCATATCGTCATGCCGCTGGTGCTGCGCTTCAGCTCGGGCCAGGGCAGTGGCGACGGGCAGGGGGTCAGCCACCTGCTGCTGGTGGCGCGCCGCTTTTCCATCGTGCTGATCCTGTCGCTGGGCTTCTTCTACTTTTTCTTCACCCGCGACTCGGACGCGCTGGCGCCGATCGGGCTGATTTCCTTTACCGCTATCGCCCAGTTCTTTCCGGCGGTGCTGGCGGCGCTGTTCTGGCGCGACGCCTCGCTGCGGGCGGCGACTGCGGCCATTGCCGTGGGCTTTGTGGTCTGGGTCTGGTGCAGCTTCCTTCCCTCGTTCGAATCCGTGTCGCCAGCGGTAGCCACGCTGATGCGTGAGGGGCCCTGGGGCATTGCCTGGCTGCGGCCGGAAGCGCTGTTCGGGTTCGACGGGCTCGACCCGCTGAGCCACGCCGCCTTCTGGAGCCTGACGCTCAATGTGGTTACGCTGACCGTGGTATCGCTGCTGACGAAGCAGTCGAGCCTGGAACGGATCCAGGCGACGCTGTTCGTCGACGTGTTCAAGCGCGGCCATACGGCCCAGGGCAATTTCGTGCGCGGCTCCGCCACGGCCAATGATCTGTTCTTCGTGGCCGAGCGGGTGCTGGGCGAGCGGCGTGCGGCGGCGCTGTTCGAGACGGCGGCGCGCGATATCGGCGTCGAGCCTGACCAGCTCGAGCCGTCCTCGAAGTTCATCGGCGAACTCGAGCGCGAGCTGGCCGGTTCGATCGGGGCGGCCTCGGCTCATGTCATGCTGTCCAAGGTGGTGTCGGGCAGCGACGTGTCGCTCGAAGAGGTCATGCAGATGGCCGACGAGACCCAGCAGGTCATCGAATATTCCCAGCAGTTGGAAAAGACCTCGGCCGAACTGCGCTCCACAGCGCAAAAGCTTGAGGACGCCAATGTGCAACTGCGCGAACTGGACAGCCAAAAGGACGAGTTCCTCAGCCAGGTGAGCCACGAGGTGCGCACGCCGATGACCTCGATCCGCTCGTTCTCGGAAATCCTACTCGAGCCGGAGGGGCTGGATGCGGCGACGCGGCAGCATTTCGTTTCGACCATCCACCAGGAGAGCCTGCGGCTGACCAAGCTGCTCGACGAAATCCTCGACCTGTCGGCGCTTGAGCGGGGCGAACGGGCCTGGGACAATGCGCCCATCGACGCGGAAAGCGCCCTCGACCGGGCACTGCGGGTCTGCGATGCGCTGCTGCGCGAGCGCGGCATGCGGGTGGAAATGGGCGACCGCGCCCAGGCCACCATGGTCGAGGGCGATGCCGACCGGCTGTGCCAGGTGTTCATCAACCTCGTCTCCAACGCGGTCAAATACAACGACGCCGCCCATGGCGTGGTGCGGGTCACGTCATCGGTGCGGGCGGGCAGTTATATCGTCGATATTGCCGACAATGGCCCGGGCATTCCCAAGCGCGAACGCAAGCTGATCTTCGAGAAGTTCTCGCGCGGGGAACATGGCGCCAGCGACCAGAGCGGGGCCGGGCTGGGCCTGGCGATTTCGCGCCAGATCGTGGCGCGCATGAACGGCACGCTCGATCTGGTACAGGGCCCCTTGCCAGGGGCCTGCTTCCGCGTACGCCTGCCGGTGATCCGCTAA